TCGACGTTTTCCTTCTTTATCTCATCCCCGACAAGGGCGCATAGAACCCGTCCCCGGCCGAAGATGGGGAAGGCTATAGGCTGTCGTATCTTATCGTTGTTTGGAATGCCGATCCTCTGTGCTGCCCGCAATGTGCCTTCGGCCAGCAGATCCCCGAAACCCTCTCGATGGGCAATCTGCTCCACAAGCGTCACCATGGCCTCGGCATCGCCGAAGCGGAGTTCCAGCCCGCTGGTGTCCTCTGTTGTGAGCAGCCCCCGCTCGAAACACTCCATAGCCCAGGCGATAGCATTGCCGGTGGAGATGGTGTCCAGCCCATATGCTGCACACAGTTGGTTCGCATAGGCGATGGCCTCCAGGTCATCAATCCCACAGCAGGAGCCGAGGGCGGCGACCGTCTCACACTCCGGTCCGCCGTATATGGGGTTCACCTCATAGCGGCCCGCGACCTTCACCACATTGATCTTAGGGGCGAAACGGATCATCTTCTCGACGCCGCTGTATCGATATCCCGATAAGGCTGGAATCGCGCCCCAGCTTGCCATCGCCCTCGCGTAGTGGTTTCCGCATTCGGCTTCATTCCACGGATTCCTCCTCAGCCCGTCGTATCGCCTTCTGATGCTCTCTATCACCTCGATACCTTCCTCGACCATATCCTCATAGATCATGTGCACGGCAAACTGATATTCAAATCCGGTCATCGCCTCGCTGAAATAGGGGAAGGGCCGTTTGGGACGGTCGCCCTTCGGCCAGGTGCATATCAAAGTTGCCGATTCGTCGTTCAGCGCGAAGGTGCGCATCACGTTCGGGTGATGATCATAGAGGTCCCTTTTGAAATTATACCTGTAGATCGATCTGAGCGCCGATCGGATGTTCCCCGGCTTCAGCAGATGACCTAATCCCAGGATATGGGCCATGTATTGGCCGACCATTTGATCTATCAGACATCCTGATCCGAACTGATAATCGGGATGTTCAGGATCTATCCGAGGAAGGCGGTTGCCTGCTCGTAGTTCCAAACGTGCGTGCACGAGCCGAAACAACAGCCCGATTTCGAGGAGCAGCCTTCGAAGCCGAAGAAGCGGCCATCGGCCGTCCGGAAGCAGGTCTGGCACCTCAGCGTCGAGAGGTTATTCAACGTCGCCTCCTTGACCGGCTGCGGCAGGGTACTTGAGCAGATCGTTTCGACAAACTGCACCGTCCAACGCTCAAGTTCCTCAAGCTCATCCTTCACCTGAAGGATCACATCCCAGGCGTTTTTAAATTTCCCCGTGTAATAGTTGCCCACATAACCGATATCCTCTCCCTTTGAGAGACCCCAGCCACAGATTTCAGCCGTCCTGTTTGGGAAATGCCAGGCGAGGATGAAGGCGAGTTTCTCCTCCTCACCCGGCGGAATGGCACATGAGGACGCCAGGGACGAGTGAGTTGCTCCGGGGTCATCGTGGCCGTTTAAAATCCCATCTTCGGAGAAATCATCCCAGAATTCCAACAGATCGCTCCTCCATGCCCTGTTCGCTATCCAGTCCCTGTGGCTTACATCACTGTCCAGGGCTGCAAAGGCGATCGTTCCCCACTGCGGCGATTCCCTGGGGACCTTTTCGGAGCGAAGGAATAGCCCTCTGATCCCCTCCTCTTCGAGGTAATCTATCACCCCTCCCTCCGCCTTGCCCTCGACGCCGTCATAGCCGATGAAGTTCTCAATGCTGAAAGCTATGGAGACTTTCAGGGAGGAGGATGTCGGGTTTAGGAGGACGAAGCGGAACACGGCGATCGGAAGTCCGGATCGGTCGGCATCAAGCGGTATGAGAGGATTAAAGGCCTCAAGACGAACGGCGATCGGGACGGAAGGATCTTTCAAATGAAGCTGAGCCAGCGGATATGCCGCCTCAAAGAGAGCTTCCCTGAAACATGGCAACCCAGCTGCTGTCTCGTCCACGCCGAAATCCCCCTCATAGGGCGGCTGTAGGATATCTTCCAGAACCCTGGTCATGGGAGGTTCACCCTCCACCCATATGGCGAAAAAGGTATCCTTAGGCGAAAATCCCTTCGATGGGCGGTTCATGATCTCCCAATCCCTGAGGTTTCCCCTCCCTCCTAAGCTCACCGTTCCCGCCCCGATCCCTCCCAGCGGAAAAGCGATCCGTGAAAGCCGTTCACCTCCGTAGCGCGTAAGCACTGGCCATTTCATATCCTTACTCCCACCTTTCGGGCAGCCTCGATGATCTGCCCCCAAGTAACCTCATCCACGAAGATCCCATCACGCAATCTTTTCGCCTTCGTCCGGTTTTCGATCTCGCCCGGCATCAGGATCTCGTCGAATCCGGGGGCGAGCGGGCAGGATTTTATGAACCGGACGAACCGATCGACCTCCGATTTGAAATCACCGATCGGCCTGAATCCTTCGATGTTGATGGCGAGGGCGAGGATAGAGTTACCGAGCCTTGATCCCGGAGTTCCGCTACAACCCGCTCCTGAAAGAGCACCTGAGAGTACGTCCACTATCACGCTTAATCCGAACCCCTTATATCCGACCTGTCCTCCCATCGGCAGAAGTGCGCCCGGTGGTTTATCCTCTGAGCCGTATAAATCGTTCGGATCGGTTGAGGGTCTGCCCTCGTGATCGATTATCCATCCTTCAGGCAGCCTTTCCCCCCTGTTTCGTTTGACTCTAACCTTACCCTCAGCCGCTACGCTTGTGGTTATGTCCAGCAGGATCGGTTCACCCTCGCCGCGAGGGATGGCGAAGGAGATCGGGTTGGTTGAGAGCCTCCTCTCCTTCCCGCCCCATGGGGCGACCAATAGCCCTGCGCCGTGATTGTTGACCGTCACCATCCCGATCATGCCCTCATATGCGGCCATCTCGGCGTAATCTCCTATCCGACCCACATGATTGCATCTCCGGGCCGCAACAGCCCCCAGATAATTGGCCTTCGCCTTATCGATCGCCGTTTTCATCGCTTTTGAGGCGACCACCTGGCCGAATCCCCATTTCCCGTCTATCACGGCTGTAGTCGGCGTTTCACAGAGAACCTCTATGCCACATCCGGGTTTTATCATCCCCTTAAGCAGCATATCGATATACTGGGGGATTCTGATCACCCCATGTGAGTCATGGCCGGCGAGGTTGGCGTTGATAAGGGCCTGTGAGACCGTTTCGGCCTCATCGTCGGGAACACCGGCCGATTCGAAGATCGAGAGCGCTATCTCCTTCAATTGCTGGGCCTCAAATG
This region of Candidatus Poribacteria bacterium genomic DNA includes:
- a CDS encoding Ldh family oxidoreductase translates to MPTFEAQQLKEIALSIFESAGVPDDEAETVSQALINANLAGHDSHGVIRIPQYIDMLLKGMIKPGCGIEVLCETPTTAVIDGKWGFGQVVASKAMKTAIDKAKANYLGAVAARRCNHVGRIGDYAEMAAYEGMIGMVTVNNHGAGLLVAPWGGKERRLSTNPISFAIPRGEGEPILLDITTSVAAEGKVRVKRNRGERLPEGWIIDHEGRPSTDPNDLYGSEDKPPGALLPMGGQVGYKGFGLSVIVDVLSGALSGAGCSGTPGSRLGNSILALAINIEGFRPIGDFKSEVDRFVRFIKSCPLAPGFDEILMPGEIENRTKAKRLRDGIFVDEVTWGQIIEAARKVGVRI